The genomic DNA GTCTTGATCGATCCAACTGATGGAGACCTGATCCAGTGCACTTTGTAGATCTTCTTCTGAGCTGGACTTGGCTGGACTTAGGTCGCCTCGATAAATGACATCCTCCACGACCAATACGCGAGCACAATGATCAATGGCTCTAAGCTTCTGAGAGAATGGCAGCGTGTCCTGTACGCCTGCCACTGTCCAGCGGGGTGGATCAAAACAGCCAGCTACCAGACCAAGGAGATGATTTGTGGCGTGGCCGTAGAATCCTGATCATCTTCATGAAGAACGTATTGGCCATCTCACACAGTACTTTTAACGACCGTCCTGATTTGACATAGTACTGAATGGCATTGATGTCGTCCTTGAGAGCCAGGAGAGATTCAATCCCCTAGACTCCAGGGCACCGTCTGCACCATACGAGTTCCAGTTAATGACTAAAAACGCCAGCAATGAGATTCATACAGAAATGGCCTGCTTTCGTTTTCCTGATCCCGCATCCTGCACGCTTATATATGTTACCCGCCATCCAGAAGACGAGATCGTTGTATATTTTGGTCTGGATCCTTTCGCACGTCAAATTCTTCCCCTTGAGAACAGCATTCCATTTATGCCAAGGATGGACTGCGAACGTGCAATCAACATGAGTCTGTATTCCTCCGTCTCCCTCGCGAAATCCGCGACATCACCTATCGGGAaattctcatcttctccataaCCATCTACCTCGCCTACGAGGGAACCACCAGAATCCGCGAATTCTGTACCTTTTTCTGCAAACTCTCTTGAAATTCCGCGCACCCTGCTGGAACTCCCCTCGTCTTTAACCCCGGCGCGACTCAGGTCATTCCGGAGCTGTATGTCGAATCGGTGCGGTATGGTGAGAATACCCCGGCCGACCGCTTGGATAAATGGAGAGCAGTCTCTGGTGTGCTGAAACGGCTGGGTGGACGCGAAACCCTGGTCGTTATTCCACGGCCGCTGTATGGGTTGGAATGGGAGGTAGAGGGGCTGATGAGGCCACTCGAGGCGGCTGCGTTCCGGTTTTGAGGGTAGTGAGAGATCCCACGGTATACATTGTTGGTGCTAGCTCGGCGCCTCGTTGTAATCTTCATGCGTTGAGATGAGGCCTTACATTATAGTGCCCAGTCGCTGAGGACAGGGTGTGCTTTGTTTACTTACAACTACTTCTGCACAGGGAAAACACAAGTACTTCGTAACCCCCAGGAAATATCCAGTCAGAAAAGCTACGTGGAGTGAATGATCTGTATCCCGAGCCAATTTTAAACCTAGACGTATCCACCGTCGAGATATCAAATTTGGACACTGTACTGGTGCTTTATCAATCTATGATGCAAACACTTGCACATCATGAATAAAAGAATGTAACCACCGAACCTTGCGGGACATTTGGTGGTATTATTGATTGGCGCATCGAGAGCAATCGTTGGCCATGTTCCATTCCAGTCTCCACTGCGGATGCCCACGGAAGCATCTTCCCACTTCCACTCCCCGTCCATTCCCAGATCCCATTCCCCTTGGTAATGGTGATCTGGTTTCTGGGGATTTCCAGGATTTCAATTCATGAATCATGGATTGTCAGCAAGATCCCTAGATTGAGGTATTGGTGGGCATCACGATGTTAGGGCTAGCGAATAGAATGATTTACGGTGATTCCCTGAGTCAGTCTGTGCAATGGTTCATTGCTTCTCGCCTGTCGATTACACATTTCGAATCGACTAAGCTTTTCGTCTGAGAAGGGATGAATTTGACTTTCCCCCTCTGAACCTTGTAGCCAGCAGCCTCCTTAGCGACAGAGGCACTCATGCTCACATGTGCCTTTGACTGAATGCAACCACCGTCGACAGTGGGCCAGACTAGTGCCGGGCTATGATAGGCCACTAATAGAGCATCGAGAATGGCCAGATTGTTCGGGATTTCAGGATTTCAGGGCTGCAAGGCTGTAAGTGGGTATTGGACGTCATAATCCTCTAATCGTTTGATTTTGCGTTGATACCCAAATCGACGATTCAGAGCGAGGGTCAGGGGAAATCATTCATTAGGACAGGTGCTTGCTTTCACCCAGCCCATCGCGTGGATCGCTTGATTTGATCTAAAGATACGCTTCTTCCCCCAATATGAGGTCAGGAAGCGCGCGAAAACGCCCCTCGGACGCCGACGATCCCTACCAAGCGACCCACGGGGCCCGGAGACGGATCGGCAGGGCCTGCGACCGGTGCCGTGCGCAAAAGGCCAGAGTACGCATCCGTTCTTGTGGATAACGTGCGACAACGCTGACTGTCTCAGTGTGATGGAGGAAAACCGTGCATTCGCTGCGGGGACCACATCCCTTGCGTCTAtcaggagaagaagccgcTGCGGCGGAAGTACCCCGCTGGGTAAGTCGTCTGTGTCAATGTGTGAGAGATGAATCTGACAAGTGAAGATATGTGGATATGTTGGAAGAGCACCAGGCGTATCTGATGATTGGGCTGAGGAAGTTATACGAATGCGTTCAGCAGAATACCCGACTCCCCGAGGTCGATCGCGATGGCAATAACCGACCGATTGTGCACGAACTACTCGATAAACTTGGCATCTTCAACGAGCCGATCAAAGAGCATGCACCCCCAATAAGTGGAAGTGCAGCGGATGCCGGGCCGTCTCTAGGGAGTCTTCGTGGAAGCAATATCGCGGGCGGAGCGATTGGGACAACCAGGTTGCCGCGGCAGTCTCGAGCCTGGTCATCCGCTCAAGAGGGGGAAGAATCGCGTCCCTCGCACCAGAATGCCGCAGGAAATATCCCCCGCCCCTTGGCTCTACCGGAATATATCCCTCTCAACACAGGCATGGCACGAGGGCGAGAACAGCACGCCAGCCCAGGAGGACTCAATCGCCATCAGCGACCGGTCGATCTCAGCAACGGATTCTATAGGTGGTCGTTTGACTTTTCCGACTTTCTGGCTGTCTCGAGTCGGGAATGATTTGATGATGCCTGCCGAGGGTGCGAGACAGTCTGCGACTATAGATTGTCGTGGGAGAAAAGTATCACGGACGATCGCAGCAGTCTACAGCCTCGGCTTGCATTCGGACAATACCGGATACAGTTATCCAAATTACTGGTGAGAAAAGCTGGAATCAATTAATGATGGAACTAATTCAAGTAAGGTATCAACGACTTGAGCGAAGCGTCTGAGACTATCCACTTGCACAGAGTGCAACATACTCAGCCATCTACACCCTGCAACCAAACCCACATGGCTCTTCGCACGGCCAAAAAGAAGAGGGCTTACGACTCCTTCCGACCCTCTTCCCACTCATAGAACTTCGGCAACGGCTGAAGCTTCTGCCGAAGGACCCAAACCCGAAAATGCCAGACGGCGTTCCGAATCTGATACGCGGCAtgcctcctcgtcgacaCAGAAAACACCCGGTCCAGTTCCTCCAACGTAAGAGCTGCAATCATAAGCACATCAGCGTCCAGACGAGTGACAGGGGGAAACAGACTCACCCTTGGTCTCCGGGACAAAAAGCAAGATCAGCACCCAACCGACCAGACACCACGCCGCATACCACCCAAACGCACCCTGCGGCTTGAACGTGTCCAGCAGCATCGGCCACGTAAACGAGAGAATGAAGTTGAAACACCAGGTGGTCGCCGTGGCCCACGACATCCCCACTTCCCGCACGTGCAGCGGGAATGCCTCCGCCGAGTACGTGAACGGCACGGGACCCTCGCCGGGCGAGTAGAAGACCTCGAACAGATACATGCCTGTCGTGACCATGGCGACACGCTTCTTGCTCAAGGGGTCGTCGGGTTCGatccagaaggagaagccggaCCAGAAGAGGCAGATGGCCAGGAgggggaaggtgaagagcAGGAGGTTGCGGCGGCCCCAGGTGtcgatggtgaagaaggcggGGAGAGCGAAGACCCAGTTGAGGATGCCGGTGCCCATGGATGCGAGGAGGGCTTCTTGGATGCTGTAGCCGGATTCGACGAAGATGGTGGTGGAATAGTAGGCGATTACGTTGACGCCGCAGAACTGTCGAATTATTTAGCCCAGTGCCGTTTCAAAGTCAAATGGAATCAAACACTCGTACCTGTTGCATGAACATGACGATCCAACTAGCCAGAGTAGCCCGACGGTTGCGAGGAATCGTAAACAATTCCAGAAACATGGTGAAAAAGTTCTTGCCCTTGTTCACCTTCCTCTCCAGCTCCACTCCGACATAGGCGTAGTACAGGTCCCGGGCCGCCTGCAGGTCGCTCGGCCGGAGGGTCCGGAACGCGGCAAACGCCTTGTCGATCTTGTTGTGCTCGATCAGCCACCGAGGCGACTCGGGACAGAAGTAGACTTGGACGCAGACAATCAGCGGCAGGACCACGGTGGAACCCAGCATGAGACGCCAGGAGAGGTCGTCGGACAAGCCCATGAATGCGACCCCCATGATGTTCCCCAGCATGATCCCGAACGCCGTCCACATCTGCCACATCATCACCAGGGCGCCTCGGATCGGGGCCGGTGAGCATTCTGCCGCGTAGACGGGCACAGTCGATGACTTGGAACCGATCCCGAGACCCAGCACGAAGCGAGCGATGAAGAGGTTGACCCAGGAGTTGGCGAC from Aspergillus fumigatus Af293 chromosome 8, whole genome shotgun sequence includes the following:
- a CDS encoding sugar porter family MFS transporter; translation: MKEGDLPSPVADETVGPQGEKPTAFQHDENATPRKDLFDLEGRPPDKLNAVFENPLAHVPRDTLLENVEDFCQKFGLMDHIDAFRKGALISQNPAGALELPELQEDEKAILRRESTHKWSQPWQLYFMASMCSLAAAVQGMDETVNNGAQAIYLKQFNITNPDHPEDSRFSQSMQRYLTGLIVGAPYLACAILGCWLTEPLNRYFARRGTIFLSCFIAAVASVWEGVANSWVNLFIARFVLGLGIGSKSSTVPVYAAECSPAPIRGALVMMWQMWTAFGIMLGNIMGVAFMGLSDDLSWRLMLGSTVVLPLIVCVQVYFCPESPRWLIEHNKIDKAFAAFRTLRPSDLQAARDLYYAYVGVELERKVNKGKNFFTMFLELFTIPRNRRATLASWIVMFMQQFCGVNVIAYYSTTIFVESGYSIQEALLASMGTGILNWVFALPAFFTIDTWGRRNLLLFTFPLLAICLFWSGFSFWIEPDDPLSKKRVAMVTTGMYLFEVFYSPGEGPVPFTYSAEAFPLHVREVGMSWATATTWCFNFILSFTWPMLLDTFKPQGAFGWYAAWCLVGWVLILLFVPETKALTLEELDRVFSVSTRRHAAYQIRNAVWHFRVWVLRQKLQPLPKFYEWEEGRKES